In Methanobacterium bryantii, the DNA window CATTCTTTAGTGGCTTTACCATCATGCACCGCAGCCTTACCAATAGATGTGTTTCCAATGAAGAATTCAACTTCACCCTCACCTACAGGATCACCGCTCTTCTCATCTTTGACATTTGCAGTTATAACTATTTTATTGCCCTGTTTACTTGTGGAATTTGATAAATCAACTGTAGTTGCAGTATCTGCCTGATACAATTCAAAATTACAGGTCAAAGTCTGATTATCAATAGTCGCGTTCACTGAATAGTTACCATAAGTTCCAGCGTTAAACACAGCATTTGCAGCATTATCAGTTAAACTACCAGATACAGGACTAATAGTTCCATCAGAAACACTGAACACATAATCCCTTACTGGCAAATAACCATCAAAAGTATATATTTTTTCACCGTCTGTAGATTTAAATGTTAATGTAATGTTTCTATTAAGACCGGGTTTGTTATCTGGGGTTAAAGTAATTACCAGCCAGTAATTAATGTTTCCACCAGTTATAACCGGTTTAGTGTTATTACCCCACCAGTTATAATCAGCAGTTAAATTTGAGGCAGTTAACTGCACTGGATTCAGTATCACACAATTTGAAATATTTACGTTATTACCACTACCACTTATGGCACAGGTATTGTTATCAAACAGAGAACCTACAACAATCAAATCACCGCCGGTAACAGTTATAGCATTTTTCATATTGGCAAATGATGAATTATAGATTTCAGTATTCGAACAACTAAAACTTGAATTAAAGAACGTTGAATTATAAATTTCTCCAGTAAAAGAAATCAGAGAAATATTACAAAAAATCGAATTATAAATTTCCCCATTAAGATATAACGTACTAGTCATATTGGTGAACAAAGAATTATAGATTTTAGCCAACGAACCAATACCCATAGTTAGATTATAGAACGTTGAATTATAAATTTCTAAAAATACAGTACCAGATATATCATAATTGTTTCCACTACCTGTATTATTTGTAAAGGTACATTTTACTACTGATACATTACCTCCATAAATTGCACTACCCATATTAGCCCATGTGCTTTTCGTATTGTTTCCGATTAAAGAGTCACTGATGGATAAATTACCACCATTAAATATTCCTGTCCCTGTTGTAGCTGCATTATTTAATAAGGAAGTACTGTTAATGATTAGTGTACCAGTGTTGAAAATAGCTCCCCCACCATAATTACCTGCTGAGATTGATATTGCTTTATTACCATAGAAGGTAGTGTTGTTAATGGTTAATTTACCTTGATTATTAATTGCTCCTCCATTAAAACCAGTATTATTACCAAAGTAGGAATTTAAGATTTTTACACTGGTATTATCGATCATTATGGGGCTTGCAGTGTTACTTTTTGAATTAATAAGTGATAAACTATCTAATGTTATTAACCCCTTTCCAAGTGTTATATTGAAAATCCAGTTTGTAGTGGATTCCCCATCAATAATGGTCTTATTTACACCGTCACCAATGATTGTGATGTTCATAGTGCCAGGTAAAGTTATATTAGTATTTCCCGCACCTGAATAAGTTCCTTCTAACAGGTGAATGATTATATTTCGACTTAATTCGAAACCAGTATTTAACGCTTTTTGAATGGTTAAGAAGGGATTGCTTACAGTTCCGTTACCAGTAGAATCATTACCAGATTTAGAAACATAGTACTCAACAGAATCTTTCTCATTACTAATTGCAACTTTAACTACACCATTTTTAGTATAAACCGGATCAGCAGCATTACTGGAAGTACCAGTTAAATTATAAGCTCCGTTTTTAAAACCAATATAATTTAAAGTAGCAACACCATTAATCACATTCGCCTGGCCAATGTATTCACCGTTCAAGTAAAATGATACAGATCCACCGCTGACAGAATTACCATTATCATCAGTTACAGTAGCAGTTAAATCACCAGCGAGTTTACTGATATTAACTGTACCGTTACCCACAAAAGTCAGGTTACTTCCAGTGATTAAAGAACTACCATCAAGATATATGTCATTACCGTTAGTTACAGCACTATTCAAATCCATAGTATTATTTATAAGAGTGATGTTCTTCATACCATAATCAGGATTAGCATAAGCATAAATGGTTCCCCCACAAGTTCCTGCAGAATTTTTTGTAAATGTACCATTTATTACTACTAAAGTAGCTCCGCTATTGGCCCCAAAGCCCACATATATAGCTCCACCATATCTAGACGCCTTATTTCCTATAAAAGTGTCGTTAACACTCTGAACATAACTAGAACCAGAACAATATATAGCTCCACCGTTACCAAAATTACTTTCAGAGTTAATGGCAGAATTATTGATATACTGATTGTTAGTGCTTATAAGATTCCCTTGAGAATATATTGCCCCACCATCTCGATATGCAGTATTATTACTGAATTTACAATTGCTTACATTTAAATAAGAACCCCATAGTGATGTGTACAGGCCATTACTGAAAGAACAGTTTGAAATTATAGCGTAATTGCCATCATTGCCTGAAATACTTGAACATGCATTATTGAAAACACTGTTTTTTAGAATTTTTACTGTATCTATAGCAGAGCCAGATACTGCACTTCCACAGTTGTTGAAAATGCAACTGTCAATATTGAAATCACTATTTGCACTTACAGCACCTGTAGATGTAACATTTTGAAATGTCAGATTTTTGAGAATTACCTGAGTGTACTGGCCGAAGTTAAATATCCCGCTCTGATTTTCACCATCTATTACAGTTTTATTGTACGTTTCACCGATTAAATTTAAAACACCTATATCAGTGAAGCTCATATTTGTGTTTCCATCTCCAGAGTAAGTACCCTCCAGTATATGGACTATAGGGTAGTATGATGTGGAAAATGCTTCGTGAATAGCCTTAGATATAGTCAAATAAGGCTTGCTTACAGACCCATCTCCAGTATCATCACTGCCTGTTGTTGAAACATATACCTCCTTAGGAGTCCTGTCAATGTTCACTGTTAATGTACTATTTTTGATATTAGACAAATCAGTGAAACTGGCAGATTCTCCTGTTAAATTACATAAACCATTGTTCTTCAACAATTTAGTGTATGTTACTGTTGCCATGCCATCTTTTACACTTGCACTTCCAAGTGACTCGTTACCTGCATAGAATGAAAGTGTTCCACCATAAACTGGATGCCCCAGATCATCAGTTACTGTAGCATTTACTGTACCTGTGGGTGTGGTAATAGTCACGTCATTGAAAGTTATATTAGCATTGAAAGCACCGCTTAAATAAATATACTGACCTACTCCTGCAGAACAATCAATCATTGTGTTATTTTTTAAATAACTGTTTCCTGAAAGGTATACAGCTCCCCCTCGACCAGAAGTACTGTTCACCTTACTGTTAATAATTGTATTGTTTATCAAGGATCCAATGATACTTATAGAACCACCATAATTAGTTACAGCATAATTATTCGCAAAGTAAGAATTTATTATACTTGCATTGTTAAGAGCTACAGCTCCACTATACTTAGCATAATTATTTGTAAAACTGGAATTTGATATATTAACT includes these proteins:
- a CDS encoding beta strand repeat-containing protein; its protein translation is MINGKSTNGGAIVNEGNLSIVDCIFEKNYATSYNGGGAICSTSGNLTVFNSKFNNNSAPSGYGGAIRSGSTLVNISNSSFTNNYAKYSGAVALNNASIINSYFANNYAVTNYGGSISIIGSLINNTIINSKVNSTSGRGGAVYLSGNSYLKNNTMIDCSAGVGQYIYLSGAFNANITFNDVTITTPTGTVNATVTDDLGHPVYGGTLSFYAGNESLGSASVKDGMATVTYTKLLKNNGLCNLTGESASFTDLSNIKNSTLTVNIDRTPKEVYVSTTGSDDTGDGSVSKPYLTISKAIHEAFSTSYYPIVHILEGTYSGDGNTNMSFTDIGVLNLIGETYNKTVIDGENQSGIFNFGQYTQVILKNLTFQNVTSTGAVSANSDFNIDSCIFNNCGSAVSGSAIDTVKILKNSVFNNACSSISGNDGNYAIISNCSFSNGLYTSLWGSYLNVSNCKFSNNTAYRDGGAIYSQGNLISTNNQYINNSAINSESNFGNGGAIYCSGSSYVQSVNDTFIGNKASRYGGAIYVGFGANSGATLVVINGTFTKNSAGTCGGTIYAYANPDYGMKNITLINNTMDLNSAVTNGNDIYLDGSSLITGSNLTFVGNGTVNISKLAGDLTATVTDDNGNSVSGGSVSFYLNGEYIGQANVINGVATLNYIGFKNGAYNLTGTSSNAADPVYTKNGVVKVAISNEKDSVEYYVSKSGNDSTGNGTVSNPFLTIQKALNTGFELSRNIIIHLLEGTYSGAGNTNITLPGTMNITIIGDGVNKTIIDGESTTNWIFNITLGKGLITLDSLSLINSKSNTASPIMIDNTSVKILNSYFGNNTGFNGGAINNQGKLTINNTTFYGNKAISISAGNYGGGAIFNTGTLIINSTSLLNNAATTGTGIFNGGNLSISDSLIGNNTKSTWANMGSAIYGGNVSVVKCTFTNNTGSGNNYDISGTVFLEIYNSTFYNLTMGIGSLAKIYNSLFTNMTSTLYLNGEIYNSIFCNISLISFTGEIYNSTFFNSSFSCSNTEIYNSSFANMKNAITVTGGDLIVVGSLFDNNTCAISGSGNNVNISNCVILNPVQLTASNLTADYNWWGNNTKPVITGGNINYWLVITLTPDNKPGLNRNITLTFKSTDGEKIYTFDGYLPVRDYVFSVSDGTISPVSGSLTDNAANAVFNAGTYGNYSVNATIDNQTLTCNFELYQADTATTVDLSNSTSKQGNKIVITANVKDEKSGDPVGEGEVEFFIGNTSIGKAAVHDGKATKEWVIDKDRGVYEINVQYLGSESYLTSDNHAFLTVTSVNTTTNVNLSNSSVKYGDRVNVTAVVKETASGNVVNGGVVKFYRGSTLIGTADLVNGIATLKNWIADLTVGQYNITAQYMGLGDYLASQAQSTLNEVFYNGTTWNIYNYLNNTQIQYILNNCVNNSNIVFNGGQYNNLTLTISKPVNVKNNGTVTIVGNGSGTVFTVNANATIQGLIIKNYS